A DNA window from Turicibacter sp. TJ11 contains the following coding sequences:
- a CDS encoding 3'-5' exoribonuclease YhaM family protein yields MQIKDLKVKEVVTLTVMIKSVNVGRTTAQKPYLKFEFVDQTGSVFANKWSVKPDELELFQAGQVVTVKGLVQLYNTQKQINIEAVSLVEGEVDYSQYVESSRFEKEALKASLSTFLDEMNPGYYREIVNYFLNKYEEEFYVHPAASRMHHAFMSGLAQHVYEMLKMGSAYCDLYPMVNRDLLYAGIILHDMGKLFEMSYENCIKTEYTLEGLMIGHINMMVSMIDDVSKELGYSGEEVLFLKHMVISHHGKLEWGSPKEPMIIEAELLHYLDVVSAKMTAIEVALRHCEAGQMSDRIPMLDHRRFYHHD; encoded by the coding sequence ATGCAAATTAAAGATTTAAAAGTTAAAGAAGTGGTGACCTTAACGGTTATGATTAAATCAGTGAATGTCGGTCGTACAACTGCCCAAAAACCGTATTTAAAATTTGAATTTGTTGATCAAACAGGATCAGTATTTGCAAACAAGTGGAGTGTAAAGCCAGATGAGTTAGAATTATTTCAGGCAGGTCAAGTGGTCACGGTAAAAGGATTAGTACAGCTATATAATACTCAAAAACAAATTAATATTGAGGCTGTCAGTTTAGTTGAAGGAGAAGTCGATTACTCTCAGTATGTTGAATCATCAAGATTTGAGAAAGAAGCATTAAAAGCATCTCTTTCTACCTTCTTAGACGAAATGAATCCAGGTTATTATCGAGAAATTGTAAACTATTTTTTAAATAAATATGAAGAAGAATTTTATGTTCATCCCGCTGCTAGTCGTATGCATCATGCATTTATGTCTGGATTAGCCCAACACGTTTATGAAATGCTAAAAATGGGATCTGCTTATTGTGATTTATATCCGATGGTTAATCGTGATTTGCTTTACGCAGGAATTATTCTTCATGACATGGGAAAATTATTTGAAATGAGTTATGAAAATTGTATTAAAACAGAATATACGTTAGAAGGCTTAATGATTGGGCATATTAATATGATGGTTTCGATGATTGATGATGTCTCTAAAGAATTAGGTTATAGTGGCGAAGAGGTCTTGTTTTTAAAACATATGGTTATTTCTCATCACGGAAAGCTAGAGTGGGGTTCTCCTAAGGAACCGATGATTATCGAGGCTGAATTACTACATTATTTAGATGTGGTATCAGCTAAAATGACAGCTATTGAAGTGGCACTTCGACACTGTGAAGCGGGTCAAATGAGTGATCGAATTCCAATGCTTGATCATCGTCGCTTTTATCATCATGATTAA